atatatatatatatatatatatatatatatatatatatatatatatatatatatatatatatatatataaaggtcaGTAAACAGGATTGCCTTTCTACAGGTTTCACTCGGACTCCTCCATGGCAGAGCATCTCACATCATATGGCCTCCAAATCGCTGGCAGAGGATCAGACCATGTGTCCCACATGACCGCAGACCACTGTTCAATGGGAAGGATCACTGTTCAACAgaagatgacgatgatgatgatgatgatgattatgttgACAATACAAAATGACCTCTTAAAGGGGAGTTACACAGTTTCTCGGTTTCTCACAGTTATACAGACTCTTACATGCAGGACAGATTGTGTGATGGTTGAAAATGTTTGAGTTGGCGATGTATGctagtatgtgtgtttttttagagGTAGGATGAGGAGGTAAATAAATTTGATAGATACTGTAATATTTCCtgatgcttgatttttttttcaatcaccAGTCTTTGACTGGTTTGATCATGCAAGCTAATTTATCAATTAGGAAACGTACCGTACACATACAGATCAGCTGCTGCTGAAGAAAGCGTGATACTGTGAGGCTGTTTACATTCACAGTGACAATTTGGCAGACgctgttatccagagcgacttagaCGTGCtctgaagtctctatcaataaatacatcttCATCCTGGTTTACTGGGTCAGGCATTAAGACTACTATTTTTAAGCTCAGTGAATCTTGAGACTTattctcaaaataaaaatacagcatgtgATATTTATTAGTACCTGTTTATCCACCGATCCATATTTAATCATTACTCTGAGGTCGAGTATCTCATGACTTTTAAGCCACTGCATATTTGAGGAAAAAGGTTGTCATGTGCATAAAAGCTTTAGACGCGTAACAGAGGCAGCAGTCAGTTTGCCTATTGATTGTGTGCTGCCTGTGACAGATCCATCCTTAAAAGGCACAGCAATGAATTTAGCCTGCACTAAAGCTCGGCTCTTTAGGGAGCTCAATCACTGTAGCTCTAAACTCAATAGGTTTTAATGCGAGTGGCCGCAGGTCAATACAGATCTGCACGCTGGCCTGTGATTAGTTCTGTGGATGGCAAACATAAATCGGCACTGATCTCAGGATATGtgagaacaaagaaaaacaggatCTTATGTTCCTGAAGGATATGaactgagggttttttttttccaatgtgttttttgtttgtgtcttggaatattttaatattttttttctacgcAGAGGATAACCCTATCAAAGCAGCTTATTAGTATACTGAAACAGCTCTTCACTGGGGAAACAATCTCTTATTGAACACGACAAGCACATTACCTCCAGTGCAAGAGAAATTGAATCCCAAATTGAATTTACCTAAAAGCTAGTGGCAGAGGTGcatgcatgtgggtgtgtgtcagtgtctctcGCATGGAGCTGTTTGTCCACAGGGATGGACAGTCGGTAGCTCAGTTATGAGCTACAGGGTATCAGAGCCAAGTGATTTCAGCATGATTTAGATGGTCACACAGGATTTCAACCACACCAAGCAGACAGAGGTTATTCCTTGTATCCAgcgtacagtatgtgttgaGTAAATGTAtcttgtttatttgcttttttataaCATCCCCTAATCATATTTTTGGGGTAATATATAACTAACTGAATACTAACTAATCCACTGACTGAATGTGATTCACTATGATTGACTGAATTGCTGACAGACTACCTCACTAACTTACACACTGATTCACTGTGACTGATTCACTTACTGAATCACACATTAGCTCACTGTTTCATCATGACTGACTGGCAAGCATACTGAATCACACACTGACTTCAATTTACTGATTTAGTGATTGACTTATACAATGACTCACTGTAATTGATTCACAATtgacacactgactcacacattAATTCTCTGATTTACTGAACAACAAACTTTCTGACTCTCACACTGACCCAATATGACTGATTTACCTACTGACATGCTATTAACTAACTTGTTATTCACTATCTAACCTTCTAGCACAATGATTCACTGACACACATTGACTCAtttactcactgactcactaGCCCATTGGGACAGATTCGCTCACACTGTTGACTCAGTTACTGAATTACTGACTGATTCATTGAGACTAACTCACTGTGGCTAATATACTCAGCGAttaacacactgactcactgtgAAGGACTTACTGACTGATTCACCAGGACCAACTCACTATGACTGATTCACTGATCAACAGACTGACTCACTGTGATGGAATCACTGAATAACACACTGTGACTGATTCACTAACACAGTTGATTCATTGTTACTGAATTACTGAATGATTCACCAGGACAGACTCACTATGACTGATTCACTGACTCACGGCCATCCTTGAGTATAATGTGAAACCGTCTCGTTAATGGGTTATTAAATCTCCACATTCTCTTTCCTTCATGCAACATAGTGATAAATCgacatgtataaatatatttttggggTTGTTGTTAGCTGTTAACACACGATTGACTAAAGTGAACAACTGAATAAAACTGTGTGCTATCTGGTCTGTGGTGACCTGAGATGGGGGTTGTGTACAGTGCTGTTATTTACACCTAAAGGATTTGACCTAAAAAATTATTAGCAATGATTAGCTTAATAAAACTAATTTGTTTAATCCAAAAAAACAAGAGTAAAATTTACATAAACCTCATTAAGCCTAATTTACTTCCTCTTTATCTATATTAATGTCATTACCATGGCACAAGCACACAGTATCAGTAACCTAATTAATGCTggtgtttatttcattcatttgctttaattcattcatctacagTAACCAAATTATCCAGAGCCTAATCAGGAAGCACTAGGTGTGAGGCAGGAATGCAGTTCTGATGAGACACTAGTCATTTGCAGCACAAACTAATCCACACCTAGTTCCAGTTGCAGTCAAGCTACCAGCCTGTTTTTGATTGACAggaggaaaccaaagaacctggaggaaactgaCAGATACAGGGAGAGCATGTGAAGcttcacacagaaaaaaacccaAGCCCAACCTGGGACCCCTGAAACTGTAATATGTATAGCTATGGTAAGTAGAACTGTAGTAAATAAGTCATAATGTCATGTCTGATGTATCCAGTGCAGATTTAATTATCTATTTCAGCGTAGTCTTTTCTGGTGAATGATTTCTAACCTTTGTTGGTTTGTCTTTGGTCACGTAGGAAGTTAAACACACTCATGCTGTTTGTCCTCAGCGCTGGGCTTATTCCAGCCTGTGCTGAAGTGTGTGGTACTGCAGGAAGAACCAATTAAAACTCAATTTCAGAGCTCAAACTCCAGGGGCAGACGCAGGCAGCCGTGAGCATTCACTTGATAAGCTGTGTGTAGAAAAGTTGCTTGTTTGCTATTGCTACCTTCCTTTTGTACAGTGATCGCCGCAAGCCCTTAATAACACAGGAGATACAACTGGATATTTGCAAAGGATAATAAGCAAGTTCAGCAAATcaccactttgtgtgtgtgtgtgtgtgtgtgtgtgtgtgtgtgtggatatgtaaGAGGCTATAATATCTCAGTGGGGACAAAATGTCCTGGCAAATGTACATATGTGCCATCTTCTCTACCTCCACCGTCTTTTCTACCTCCTTCTCTACTCTTGTTGTTGATCATATATTGTGAAATAGTTTTTAATTTAGTACCAAATAAGCTGCATGATGAAAGTAGTATGAGTAAGTATGTGGTAAACATCTGTGTGCTGGGGATTTTAAGATTCTCCCAGCAGCCTTTTGTTCCAAAGTGAATGAAAAACACTTTCTTCTGAAGTCCACTGTTGAAGGAAGTGAGAGACACTTTGGGAAacttacacatgcacataaaaaataatggatatttttttatccaaacaCCTTTTTCCTTTTACACAGCACCAAATATAAACTGTTCATTAGCGTCAGCAAACATGCAAGTAGCTGTGACCTACAAAAGTCCTAAAGTGAATCTGAATGGATATATGGCCCTTAAACACAGGGATTTTCAGTGTGCAGAGCTTTGCCATCGCTACTAAACACACCACAGCTGTGGTTTTCTCTTCCATCATAGAAAAGTTTCCTACACTtgagtgttaatgtaaaatCACACTGCCCTCTGGAGGCCAAACTATGAAATTGACATTTGATTGGTTGGTTGAATTTGTCCCTGTAAAACACTTTATAGACCAACAGCTATTAGTCTTGGTACACTAATCTGATTGGACAAGCAATGTTCCAAGTGTGATATTTACTATAACTGCTTTTTACTGGGATGTAAAGCAAGCAAATATTCCACAGCCAACAAACCTGACCTTTGTAATCAAGTGAGAGATGTtgtgtttaaattcattttcaggTTTTGTAGGAAGACCTAAatccaaaaaagaaaatttactCAGGCTCTGTACATACACAAAGCTTTGCTTGAAGAACCTGCTATTTATTCAGACTCATTCAAactgattcatttgtttcttcATTCTACATTGGATTATACAAGGAAGGAAATGAAAATTTAAGACTATTTAAGACTATGGCCTTAAACAGAAAATCAGTGGAACTTCCCAGCTTTGAATTATGAAACCACTGGATATATGGATACACATTAGGGGtttataagtaaaaaaaaacaaaacattgggTGTAGAGAGTTTTTCCGCACTGTAATTGGTCGAGAGTCTACAGTCACCTAGACGCTGACTGTAAACTACCAGTCACGCAGCGCGTATGCAAATCTTCCCCTAACAATCGTAGCAGAGCATTCAGGACAAATGGTATtagatttttgttgttgttgttgttgttgttattgttgttacaCTGTTATAAACTTTGATTTCATATTTGCTTAAATTAAGCAGAATTACACTTTACCGCTCACCTTTTTAAAGGTCTGGTTTActagtttatatagtttctgCACAACCTACGATTCTGGTAACGATCTTATGTTAGCTTGAAAAAGCCGTTTGGTTTTGCTTTatgagcttattattattattattattattattattacaccaaACATTTCCAACCGTAACTCGTCCTAGACCTTTCAAGCTACTGACATCAAACTCGGCAAAGTCGTTCATTCAGGTCTGATTAGTGTGTTATTACTTTTCTCACAGTCTGAACACTCTGTAGCCAACCAGCTCAGGGACATAAAAGataccaaaaaaaatgtataaactgtaatgttttaaaatgtttgggatttttttttgtgcgtcTTCCCCAGTTAGcgcttttacatttattaaagtgaagagaagaaataaagtgaCCTCTATTCTGCTCTACACCAATTCGAATtagttttaaaacaaatcatatttatttcatttttaaagtattgtttgtggtttttttttatataattgcaatttgtcttttttattttgattgtcAGCTATAATAATCCTTTTTCTTAGTTGCATCTCATTGTATAATTTGCAAATACTTTCAGCTATGATTTTTCAATCTTAATCATGTTCTTACTATTCTGTATTGCTGTATTATTTTTCCTCGAGTGTTCCCCATGTTATGACCCTCcaataaatcaattttatttaatataatcatatattcCTTTATTAATAAGCAGAgacaaaaatactttatatactATCAATGAGGCCTGATACTCAGATAGTTTTACaatacatacattatttaacaaaaacagtATACACAGATCAGACATAACCCTGAAGCCTGAGCAGTCAGGTCCCACTGTAAGGTCCAAGTCCAAGTCTAAACTGTTTGGCTGTGTTGAGTTCCTCATTTTTTGTAATCTATTAAGAATCTTTACAATCCTCTTCTGAAGGAAATAATACTTTATTGCTACACTGGATTACTGTGTTGTTTTTCcaagtctttattattttatgcctTTTCCCCCCCttaataaatctatttaattaaaataaaacacctggaatatatttctttattaataaacagacacatactgtatatactatcCTGATACCCAGATTGTTTtacaatacatatatattttttaatcaaacaatATAGACTATCGATAGTTATGTTTGTATTTCATTGTTTCATTGTTCACAGTGTAGACAGTTCTGTGCTGTCATTGTGTCCAGAGTCCACAGTCACCTAAACACTCCGCTGTAATCATTAGTAGAGAATCTACAGCCTGTTCACTACCAATCACACAGCGCGTATGCAAATCCTGTTCACTACCAATCAGTCACACAGCGCGTATGCAAATCCTGTTCACTACCAATCACACAGCGCGTATGCAAATCTTGTTCACTACCAACCATAGATATCTATGACTACCAACCACACAGCGCGTATGCAAATCCTTTTCACCACCAATCACACAGCTCGTATGCAAATCCTGTTTACTACCAATCACACAGCTCGTATGCAAATCCTGTTTACTACCAATCACACAGCGCGTATGAAAATCCTGTTTACTACCAATCACACAGCGCGTATGCAAATCATGTTCACCACCAATCACACAGCTCGTATGCAAATCCTTTTCACCACCAATCACACAGCGCGTATGCAAATCCCGTTTACTACCAATCACACAGCGCGTATGCAAATCCTGTTCACTACCAATCAGTCACACAGCGCGTATGCAAATCAAGTTCACTACCAATCAGTCACACAGCGCGTATGCAAATCCTGTTCACTACCAATCAGTCACACAGCGCGTATGCAAATCCTGTTCACTACCAATCACACAGCGCGTATGCAAATCAAGTTCACTACCAATCACACAGCGCGTATGCAAATCCTGTTCACCACCAATCACACAGCGCGTATGCAAATCCTGTTCACCACCAATCACACAGCGCGTATGCAAATCCTTTTCACCACCAATCACACAGCGCGTATGCAAATCCCGTTTACTACCAATCACACAGCGCGTATGCAAATCCTGTTCACTACCAATCAGTCACACAGCGCGTATGCAAATCAAGTTCACTACCAATCAGTCACACAGCGCGTATGCAAATCCTGTTCACTACCAATCAGTCACACAGCGCGTATGCAAATCCTGTTCACTACCAATCAGTCACACAGCGCGTATGCAAATCCTTTTCACCACCAATCACACAGCGCGTATGCAAATCCCGTTTACTACCAATCACACAGCGCGTATGCAAATCCTGTTCACTACCAATCAGTCACACAGCGCGTATGCAAATCAAGTTCACTACCAATCAGTCACACAGCGCGTATGCAAATCCTGTTCACTACCAATCAGTCACACAGCGCGTATGCAAATCCTGTTCACTACCAATCACACAGCGCGTATGCAAATCAAGTTCACTACCAATCACACAGCGCGTATGCAAATCCTGTTCACCACCAATCACACAGCGCGTATGCAAATCCTGTTCACCACCAATCACACAGCGCGTATGCAAATCCTTTTCACCACCAATCACACAGCGCGTATGCAAATCCCGTTTACTACCAATCACACAGCGCGTATGCAAATCCTGTTCACTACCAATCAGTCACACAGCGCGTATGCAAATCAAGTTCACTACCAATCAGTCACACAGCGCGTATGCAAATCCTGTTCACTACCAATCAGTCACACAGCGCGTATGCAAATCCTGTTCACTACCAATCACACAGCGCGTATGCAAATCCCGTTTACTACCAATCACACAGCGCGTATGCAAATCCTGTTCACTACCAATCAGTCACACAGCGCGTATGCAAATCAAGTTCACTACCAATCAGTCACACAGCGCGTATGCAAATCCTGTTCACTACCAATCAGTCACACAGCGCGTATGCAAATCCTGTTCACTACCAATCACACAGCGCGTATGCAAATCCTGTTCACCACCAATCACACAGCGCGTATGCAAATCCCGTTCACCACCAATCACACAGGACTTAACCATAGTACAATATCATCagatataaatgtaaagaaataacGAGGAACACAAAGCATTCTCACACAAAAATACGTGAtgaaataaactttattataaGGATTCCGTGCAGTTACAATGTCACTCGTGTTGATAAACATCACAGTGCAAATACATCAAACTACAATTTCTACTGAAGCTGTTCCAAATAAAGACATTTCACTTATTACAACTTAAACATGAGAAAATAACTGATAAAAGTATTACATGTCTAATTACTTTATCTACACTGTTTATGATTCTTGTACTTGTTCATCCTTGACATGCTTTCTTTAAATATAGCTATAACAGCTGTAATCTggctattatatatatataaaatagtccGTTCTCTTGATGAACTAGATGTAAGATATAAACTATTAAAACAAATAGAATAAAAGTGAATCTATCTTTAATACTGTAGATATCAGGGGAGAGCGCGGACGCAGTCCCCCACTACCATAAATTATGCAGTTGAGATTCCCACATTTGGGGAATTCACAAAGGTCAACACAGCCTGAGTGCAATGGCTGAGTCTCGCCTTGAGTGAACCACCTTCTTGATCATGGTGTCTCTCCTGCCAGGTAAGTATGAATTACACCTCCAACAGCTAGAGACTACACCACCGAACACACCGTTTACCATCACGGTAAAGAACAGTGCTATAATCGTTACATAAACATCTGGTACTAAAACACTGCAGTTTACACATACTGCAAAAATAACGTTAGATTTATTACATATAAAGTCGTGTGGTTGACTAGTTACTAAGAAACCAAACAGTTTAACATTACCCATGATGCAATGCTACTGAATACGTAATGAGATCCACAATGTTCaggaaaatgtgtgtttaatcgGTACACGTACACTTTACACTAAAATTATTCAGTCCAGAAAAAAAGGCTAAACGTTATACAGTAAGCAGAAGGAAAAGACAAATATTTAACagctttattaatgttttcGAAGCCTTTATAGTTTGCCCCGCCCACTTGGTTTGCAGTTTAGGTGGCCAGTTAGATCAAAGATAAACTTCTCTAGAAGAAATCTCGCTTTCGGTCATATTAGAGCATAAATAAAAGACTGGACAGGACAGCTGCTTTAAACTTGTGATTACAAGTGGATCTATAATCACAATCTTTCAACACAGAGCAATAAACCATAGATCTCTAcaactagatgtcgccttggggttctaaaaatgcgtcaaacccgccgccatcttggaacgGGGTCTTGTACTTCGAATTCATGGACGATGTAGGACTTCTGTTCTGCGTTTGGATGTTCAAATGaacgaaatctaaaaaccagacagggattacatttcacaggtgagaatgtgttttaggaTATTGAGTGTTACgacattatatttctggttacgttggtttgtttcagtccttggttaacgaccgcagctaatccatgctagttacccattagtttttgacagttaggaaaaccgacaatgtttgtagattccgaagctcttaataaggacattaaaaattgacccaatgttttttgttgtttttttttgcttaaaggcgAAGACACAACTTTATGTaagttttgtaagattcccttatctgtcaagcatattttattagattgtcctggacttaacacaagcagaatcctattttatcaagttacttcacttaaggacatatttaatgacattatgccgggaaaaaaactagaaaatcgcattcatgacgatttagcGTGATTTTATTTCCGTTAGACCTTTGCcgacattgacgctgatgcattaaagaggagggggtcccctgttccaagatggcggccCTATTGACGCATACGTTCCAATGAACTAACGTAGCCATGGCGATATctaggtgtagatatctatgctGCTTATCAACAATCAGCTCAGCAGCAGCGCCCCCTAGGGGTCTAATTCAACAGAGCAGGACAAATAAGTAAAGCCCTCATGATGACATGTCCAtggtatttttaaaataactacaataaatgaatacacaGGCTCACAATCTTGCTTACTTTTCAAccatgtccacacatctctgcgctgctatagcctttatatttatttaccgtacatatgtctatatatattacatgctgtacatatgtttacatatatacctatatatattacatgatgtacatatgtttacattatatgctgtaaatatactacatatttatctgcacttgtttaTTTGCACAGttgctactctttgcacttctgctacatgccaaactgcatttcgttgctgtgtacctgtactatgcaatgacaaaaatgttctatctatctatctatctatctatctatctatctatctatctatctatctatctatctatctatctatctaattaattaattaatcctgGAGTAACCCCCTGTCCTACGCATTTGTTTGTGCTTTCCCACTAGCACATTTGATTATACTCAACTGTGATTAATTGCAAAACAAACCTGACTCTTGATttacattatatcacatttaaCCTGATGTTTGCAGCTTCACAGTGCCCCTTGTCTACTTTACCCAAAGTTATAATTATTTCATggctttatttttctgtcattggtattcattggtttttttttctgtcttgttttctcGTGATCTCAATCTCTTGTTactgtttgtgtgcttttttttttttttgcatgttcttcccatgTTCGAACTAGTCGAACTGGAAACTCTAGATTGACCCTAAGTGCAAATGTGTATGCATGGTGCCCTGTTATTGACTAGATACCCATTTAGGGTGTACTCTTGCCATATATGGCCAGGATTAAGAGGTTACCcgagataaatgaatgaatgaataaataaatatattttgcctGTTATTTTGTAAGGtgccaaccctaaccctaaccctgttgGTAGACCAGTTCTAGTTCTGGCTTTGGATCAGGACTCCAGTCCTCTTAGGGGCGCCTCTATCCACATTACTGCGTTTCTACAGTTCCTCACTGCTATGAAGGAGAAAATGAAGGCGCTTTAAAAAACGAGCAGGCAGAGATGAAACATGTATGTCCACAtttaaaactgcatttttaattCGTTTTGAGTCCGAGCGAGAAGTTCCTTTCATTTGGCTGGGTAAGACATTTTAATAGTGTCaataaatacagtttatttttctgtcgTTTGCTGAAATTGACTTGAGAGCTAGGTTGTATCCCGAATCAATCCGTTACGGAGACAAAGTGCACTAAGTGGAAGCTATTATTTGTAGCATGTGTAGTGCACTAAACTAGGGAACAGTGAGCGGTTTGGGATACAGCCCTAGTCAGTCAGTTAGCAGGTTAGCTTGGCTGCAGTTGCTAGCTCGCTTTTGAGCTAGTTTAGCCATTTAGAGGCTTCATGTGTAAGAAAACTAAAGTGATCTAATTTGTATAATATACAAACAGCAGACCagaataaattataaaagtaaaattgcCAGGTTAGATACCGCCATACATGATTTTAAAGTCAATGTTCACTAGTTTGTTTGCTATTAGCTTTGGTATCGCTCCTAATTTGACAAATGTCGAGTTACAATTAATTAACTGTAAGTGACCTACAAGTCTGTCTGTTGATATACATCATTTGTCAGCCTCAATCAACGTCAGTGTAACTGCCATAGAGGAGATGTTTGGGACGATTGTTGCTGGATTTAGTTTATTGTTTTACATACAagtcaaaaacatttttgaagCACTAATATCATTGGAGGTTTGACAAACAGTCCAACAATCACAAATATCCTGACAGAAGTAAAACTGTGCCTGGCTTTAATCTTGTGGTTTATGTAATCATATCCGTTTGTGAAATGAACATCACATTAAGACACTAACATTAAGTCAGTAACTGGACTTTCCCACATGGTATAGAGAATTTTATAAGTGCAACTGTACTGTAAGTAGGAAACATGTAGTGCTTCTTAAATCATGCCTGTGACTAAAGTGTCCTGTTGGTGACTTTATAACCCAATTTAGGACAGAGTTAGCGTTTCTGGATGAGCATGTCTCTCGCACAGCGAGTTCTCCTCACTTGGATCTTCAGCCTCGTCTTCCTCATCATGCTGGTCCTCAAGTTGGATGATAAAATTCAATGGAACTGGTTTCTCGTCTTTCTTCCTGTCTGGGCCTTCGACACCATTCTCCTGCTCATGCTCATTGTGAAAATGGCTGGCCGCTGTAAGCCAGGTTTTGACCCTCGCAACGCAG
The Tachysurus vachellii isolate PV-2020 chromosome 13, HZAU_Pvac_v1, whole genome shotgun sequence genome window above contains:
- the tmem60 gene encoding transmembrane protein 60, with protein sequence MSMSLAQRVLLTWIFSLVFLIMLVLKLDDKIQWNWFLVFLPVWAFDTILLLMLIVKMAGRCKPGFDPRNAADNLKKRVWYLVAILLKLAFSLLLCAKLEHLTQIFLSFICIPLWALLIGAMVELGYNVFHF